The Acidimicrobiales bacterium DNA window GTGCCCGAGGACAACGTGCTCGCGGTCCGGGACCGGGAGCTGGCGGTCGGCCCCCTCCGCTTCCATGCCCTGGAGTGCGGGCGCGAGGGGGACGACCTGGTGCTGCTGCTCCACGGGTTCCCCCAGCCGTCGTCGGCGTGGCGGCCCCTGCTCGAGCAGCTGGGCCGGCACGGATACCACGCCGTGGCTCCCGACCAGCGCGGCTACTCCCCGGGCGCTCGTCCCTCCGGCCCGGGCGCGTACCGGCTCTCGGAGCTGGTCGACGACGCCCTCGGGATGGCCGACGCCCTGGGGGCCCGGCGCTTCCATCTGGTCGGTCACGACTGGGGCGGGATCGTCGGGTGGACGGCCGCCGCCACTGCCCCGTCCCGGCTGTTGAGCCTCTCCGTCGTCTCCACGCCCCACCCCCGGGCGTACCTCGCCTCCCTCCTGCGCAGCCCCCAGATCCTCCGGTCGGGCTACATCGCCTTCTTCAACCTGCCGTTGGTGCCGGAGCT harbors:
- a CDS encoding alpha/beta fold hydrolase; the encoded protein is VPEDNVLAVRDRELAVGPLRFHALECGREGDDLVLLLHGFPQPSSAWRPLLEQLGRHGYHAVAPDQRGYSPGARPSGPGAYRLSELVDDALGMADALGARRFHLVGHDWGGIVGWTAAATAPSRLLSLSVVSTPHPRAYLASLLRSPQILRSGYIAFFNLPLVPELVLGSAGGAVLKRALLSTGLPEDVAGHYVEELQRRRALGPALNWYRALVRSRPLVGPVDVPTLYVWSDGDTALGGAAARATARQARGPYRFEVMHGVSHWIPETAPEELGRMVLEHLQSVGGNGANRPARAGVSAGAGS